ACCGCCTTGTCCGTCGAGATGAGCACGAACCGATCGACGCCGGACTTCATCGACTCTTCAGCCACCACGCGAGTCCCGATGACATTGTTCCGAACCGCTTCCTTGGGGTTGAGTTCCATCAACGGCACATGTTTGTGCGCGGCCGCATGAAAGACAAGGTCGGGCTTGGCCTGCCGAAAGACTTCGGCCACACGATCGGGCATGGTGACATCCGCAACTATTGGGAGCACACCGACTCGAGGAAAGGCCGCGCGCAGCTCCAACAACAACGCATGCAGAGCGTTTTCATATCGTTCGAACAGGACCAACGACTCCGGTTTGTATCGCGCAATCTGCCGACATAATTCGGAGCCGATAGAGCCGCCGGCGCCGGTGACCAACACGGTTTTCCCTTCGATCAACGGATGCAGCTCCTGGCAATCCGTTTGAATCGGCTCACGCTGCAGCAGGTCCTCGAGGCTCATCGGACGGACTTGCTGGAGCGACACAGGATCGCCGAGCAGCCGTTTGACGCTGGGAAGGATCTTGATCGGCGCCGTGCAGCCTTCGGACCCCGCAAGAATCTTTTGTTTTACATGGGTGGACGCCGACGGAATGGCCACGATGATCTCATGGGCCTCCACCCGATCCGCCACCGTCTTGATGTCGGCCGTCGTGCCCAACACGGGGATGCCGTGAATCTTCATCTTCCGCTTGACCGGATCGTCGTCCACAAAGGCGACCGGACGACTGTTATAGTCGGGATCGGACAGCATATCTCTGACCAACTGCTCACCCGCATTCCCCGCTCCGACGATCAACACCCGCCGCGCGGTCGGCCCGATGATCTGGAGCCATTCTCGGAACCACCGTACCCCCAACCTGATGCCCGCCAAATAGAGCCCGCTGAGCAGGCCCGTCAGAATGATGACCGACCGAGGATATTCGGTATTTCCGAGGATCAGGTGGACCACTCCGTAAAAGAGCGTCGCACTGGCAAGAGACGCCCACAGAATCCTGCCCAAATCGTGCAGACCGACATAACGCCACAGCCCGCGCTGAATCCCGAAGACCCACAAGCCTGAACCGAAGATCAGCAGGACGGCGGGCAGATGCTTCCACATGACCGACCGATACAGAGGCGGAATGTCCGCATCGAACCGCAACGCGAAGGCGGTGAGGTTGGCGGCGGCAATGAGCGCCAACTGCGTACCGATGACGACCAACGAACGATAGTCCAGCAACAGCTGGCCGTATCGCTGGGCAATGGCGTGGAACAGTTTTGCGGCAAGCTGTTTCATGCGCGCCGTTGCATGGTCGAGAGCACCGACATTCGACTCATTGACCGATCGCATGGTTCATCCGGCCTTCCCAGGGTCAGCATCGTTTCCACGGCGTGAATCACGCGGTCAACGGACAGATTCTGGAGGCAGTCGCTCCGACTGTCGATATGGCGATCGCAGCCTTCGGCATAACAGGGCACACAGTCTCCTTCACCTTGGAGGAGCAGCACATTACCCTGCCGCTGAGTTCCCTTGGTCTTCCATGGACTGTTTTCGCAGAACGGAAAGTCCTTGGGCCACGGCCCCCACTTGACCGGATTCGACGGCCCGAACAACACCACCGTGGGAGCCCCCACCGCCGCCGCCATGTGACTCACCGCCGTATCGGTGCCCACATACACCGCCGCACGGCTCAAGAGATAGCCCAACGCCGGCAGGCCGAGTTGACCGGCAAGATTGACCGAGCCTCCCGGTAAGCGCCGCGTCACATCCTCGCAATAGGCCAGTTCCTCCTGCGTGTCTCCCCCCGTGACGATCACCGGCAGTCCTTGGTCCGTCAGCCACCGTCCGAGCCCGGCCCATCCCTCCGCCGTCCACATCTTATAGGAGAATTTCGGGGACACATGGAGCACGGCAAAGGGCCGGTGGCCCAAGACAGACGGAAAGAGACGCTGAACCGCTTCCTCATCGTCTCCCTTCCACTCGACAACCGGGTTAGCAAGGGGCTTGATCCCCACCGGCTCCAGAAGGCGGAGATTCATGGCGACGGTATGGGTGTCCAATCTGTCGAACGGTACCCATTGGTTCAGCAACCTCCGCTTCCACCAGGCTTTCTTGCCGGGTCGCAAAAGACCCACGCGGCGCCGTCCTGCAACCCATGCATAGAACGTCGGGCGGTCCCCCGCCAAGACTGACAGGGCCAGATCGTACCGGCGCCAGAGAGACCGCAACAACCTCGCATGGGCGGCAGTCGTCGGTCGTTCGGCCACCGTCCAGACTCGATCGATGTCGGGATTGGCCGAGATCACGTCTTCAGTCCCTTCAAAGACCAACATGTCGATCGCGGCGGTTGGATAAGCGGTTTTGAGCGATCGCACGACGGGCGTCGCCAGTAACACGTCGCCGATGCGGCGTGTACAGATCACCAGCACATGGGCAACAGGGCCGATCACTCACACCTTTCTCAAGAACGCCGGCATGTCGTGGCCCTTGTGGCACCACATGGCCGGCACATTCAACACTTCGGCCACAATTTTCAATGTCCGGTACACCACGTGGGATGCTTGAAACGACTCCGCGAACCGCACCCGCTTGGTCTCCAGCCGTTCAATCCGAAATCCACAGCGGCCGGCCAATCGTTCCAGCGAACGGGGCGTAAAAAAACTGATGTGGCCCCCGTACCGTTCCATGTGAAAATAATCCCAGCGCTCGCGCATGATCGACACGGTCCAACTGTCGGCATTGCCGGTCCCGATCACCAGGATTCCACCGGGCGCCAAGATATTCCAGATTTCTTTGACCACGTCAATCGGCTGACGGAGGTGCTCGATCACTTCCATCATGGTCACGGCTTGAAATCGCTCGGCGGGATACCGCGCCTCGTGCAACATCCCGGCAAACACCGTCAACCCGGCCGCTCGCGCCGTCTCCGCCGCACGCATCGCCGGTTCCACACCTTCGGCCTCGATGCCTTCCTTCACCGCACTGAGCAGCAAGGCCTCGCTGGAGCAGCCGACATCCAGCAGATGAAATGACGAACCAGGGTTGAGTCCCAGCAGTTCGCGCACCCTTGCGAACAACCGCCTGGCCCGCTGATCATGACGCTTCTGCGAGAGCTGGCTTGGCAACGTGCCGGCGTGCGTGTCGAACTTCGCGAGCGCCGCGAGGTAGTCGGTTTCCTCGATCTGGCTCACGAGGTGCCCACATGCCGTGCAAACCAGCAACGGCCCCTCCGGCATGGCAATGTCGCTCTCTCGAAACCCCGCGCCACACCCGGCGGGGCATGAGGTGACCAAGAGCATGGCACCCTCCTTTATCCAATGTGATAGCGATCCAGTCCCTTTTCAGCCCACATCCGATCCGATCGAATGAGTGCCTTCAGGCGGGCCCGGTTCTCCGGCATCGCCGATCGATCCTGTTCCGGATGCCACAGATGAAACACCGGCGCCGCGAATCGGGCGCTCTTGTGCTTGACGCCGGCACGGAGCAACCGAATGACCAGATCGGAGTCCTCGAGCCCCCAGCCTTCATACGATTCATCCAGCCCGTTGACGCGAGTCAAGTCATGCCGCCAGACGGAGAGGTTGCAGGTCTTGATCCCTTCCCATCGATTCGGCATCCCCTTGCGAAACGGCCAGTCGGGAACCGTGAGCAACGGCAACAGTCGATTGACTTCTTTTCGTCCCCACGCCCTCATCCAATCCCTCCATCCCCACTGATGGATCGGCAGGTGCTCGCGCAACACCCGTCCAGTTAACGCCTCGCTCAGCAAGATACGGTTGGAACCCAAAAAATAGCCGGCCTCGGCCAAGGTCTTATGGGCTTGGACGAAATGGCGGGACGGCACACAGTCGCCGTCGGTAAAAACAATGTACTCGGCGTCCGTCGCCGCGACCGCCCGATTGCGGATCGCCGCCGCCCGAAATCCGCGGTCTTCATGCCAGACGTGCGTGAGCGGCATGATCCCACGCCGTTGGAACGATCGGATGACCGCCGCCGTCTCATCGGTCGAACCGTCATCCGCCACGACCAGCACGAAGTCTCGATCACTTTGATGAGAGTACCCCTCCAGCACACAGGCCAGAGCGTCAGGACGATTGTACGTCGTGACGATCACCGCGGTTTTCATCCTGAAGAGAGGTGGTCCGGTCTCCGCAGCGGGGGCTGCTTGGGAATGGCCCACTGTTCTTGTTGTTCGAACCGTTTCGCGTAACGGTAGAACGTACCTTCAAAGTTGCCGAAGGCGATGACGAAGCCGGGCCAGCCATCCAACAATCCACGCTTGGCAATGTAATGTTTGAGAAACGACCACATCGCATGCCAGAGCGCCGCGCCCATCGACACCCGCTTGCCGTCCAGCTTCTGTGCTCCCAGCGTGGAATACCGATTGGCTTTTTTGACGACCTCTTCGAAATCCCTGAAGGGAATCTGCCAAATGGCGTGGCGCAATCGGCCGACCGGCTTGTCGGTCAACAGTTCATACCCCTCATGGACGGGCAACTCCATGTACTGCATCGCGCCTTTCCGGAACAACTGCGGCTGGCGAAAATTGGGATACCAGCCTGAATGTTTGATCCACCGCCCCATGAAATAATTCCGCCGCGGCACGAGATAGGCGTCGTGCGCCGGGGTCCTCGACAGAAGCGCCAGAATTTCGTCCCGCACTTCGGGCGTACAGATCTCGTCCGTGTCCAGGCTGAAAATCCATTCATGTTGACAGGCCTCAACCGCCCGATTGCGTAAATGCCCGAACCCTTCAAAGGGAATTTGGACAATCTTGGCCCCGAGTGCCTGGGCAATGCGATCGGTGCCGTCCGTGCTGTGGGAGTCGGCCACCACCACTTCATCGGCCCAGAGGACGCTGTTGACGGCATCGGCAATCCTATCAGCCGAGTTATAGGCAATGATATACGCCGACACCTTCATGACGTTTGCTCCTGCACATCGGGAGAATTATGCGCGGCACGACAGTCGTTGTCATGTCGGTGCGCCGGCGCCAATAGCACCCCCAGAAAGGTGGTCACCAGGTGCCCTTCTGCAAAGGTTCGAAAATGTGAGCTAAACAGGCTGGTCAGGCACCAGCCACAGAGAATCGCCACCGCCAGCCCTCGAGAGGGACCAGCGGGGGTGGCCACGAGCGCACCTAGCCAGATCACAAACACCAGAAGGCCCGGCAGTCCGTGCTGAACGACGATCGCCAAGTATTGATTGTGCGGATCGCCGGCGACTTCCGATCGCCAGTCGTTCGGGTCGTACTTGCCGGCAATCTGCTCGGCATAGGCGGCTTTAAATCCTCCCGTGCCAATACCCACGATCAAGTGGCGCGCCGCGATCTCCATGGTATGCAGATAAAACACCTTTCGCACTCCCATCGACGTCAGATCCGCCGACTTCTCCGCATTGTTCCATTCTTGAATCGCTTGCGCCACTCGCTGCTGCATGTGCGGGGAGACGGCGAACATCACGGCAACAAGGATCGGCAAGATCAATGCTACAGCGATTCTCTGCTTGCGAGTGACGTGCCACAGGCCAAAGATTATGAGCCCCGCGAACAGCGCCAGGTAGCCGCTACGGGCGCCGGAGAGAAAAATCACGTTGCCCGCGAAAAGAACAGCCGGCAACAGCAGCCATCGCACCGGCCCCTGCCATCGCTTGCCCCACACCAACCAGAGGCAGAGCAACGTGGCGATGGTGAAACTCATGGCTTGGGTGACATTGTTGCGCAACAGTGCCCCTGGCGATTTCCAGAGGCTGATCCCGCTCAACAGGCTGGCAAACGAAGCGGTCACTCCGACCCCTGCCCCAATTAAGAAAGCGTAGAGGAGCCGCCGTTTCCACAATTCACTGTCAAAGAGGGCAAACAGGATGATGAACCAGAGGACCGTCCGCCATTTCAGCACATCGGTCCACCGTTCCTGCCAGGAAGCCGGTCCATAGGTCATCCCGACGATGACGAGACCGAGAAACGCCAGGCCCCAGTACACCGGCGGATAAGACACCACGCCTTTCAACCGTGCCAGAGCCTCGCCACTGGCCAGAAACGCGATATAGGTCGCGACCAGGCCGATGCTCGCCACCGTGGGAGAATACAAGAGGCCGACCAACGCAAGGATGGCCGATCCCCTTGCGACTTCGATCATACGATTGGCCCCTGCCCGCTCAGCCAAGGAGTCCAGAGAAATCACCGAAGATACGGCCTCATGCTTGAGCACGGTAGAAGTATTTCCTCCTCAGCCTCTGAAGCGCAAACTTGATTCGCTGCACGAACTTGGGAGGAGCCGGCTCCAGTGCGGAGCGAAACGTCCCGTTTTTACTCCCTTGGACCGCCACCGGCTCTTCCAACCAATAGGACGCAATGCTCTGTTCGCGATCGATCCGTTCGAACAGGTTGTCGGCGGGCAAGACAATCCCGTGCTGTTCAATCCATGACACACGCAGTTCCGCAGCCCTCCTGCCCACAATATAGGCTTCGGCCAATCGTCCTCGTGACGATCGATAGAGCCGCCGCCCCGGCACCAGCCGACTGCGCGGTGTGTACAGATTGCCCCCGCTCCCAATGAACAACACGAAGGGCTCTTCAAAACCAGACGATTCCGCCAAGGCGTCCCGCACACCTTGCACAAAGCCGGGCAAGAGGATCACGTCGTCTTCCAGAATCAATGCCCGACGCCAGTTCCGCTCGATCAGGAGACGATGGGCCTGAACATGTTTCATCGCACAGGATTGTTGCGCCGGACTCAAACCTGACCCCTGAAGATATCGCAGTGCCGCTTCATCCTGTAAGTCCGGTACGTCATAGTCATGAATGAATTCGTAGCGAAGCCCCAGGGGGTCCAACTGGCGTTCAATGTGGCGGCGGCGCTCGACAAAACTCCTGACGTTGATGACGAAGGTCCCGCCAAGGCCAAAATTGTCACCATCTTCGCGGCGTGCATCCGCCTTCATAGCGCTTGGCCGTTTCAACTCCAACCAACCACCGCCCCACGGCGAGCCGCCTTGTGTTCAACCATGGTGACCAACCATGCCGCAGCCAGGTACAGCACCGCCACTGCGCCGATGATCACAAAACACAAGGGCCCGGAGGCTGATTGACACGCCAGAGCCGACAGTCCGCACAGGATCATCAGCCCATATTCCACCGAGGCGGTCTTGCGATGCCCCCATCCGGCCAGCGCCAACCGCTGATAATAATGCGACCGGTGAGCTTGCCAGACTTTCTCGCCCCGCAGGAGTCGCCTGGCCAAGGTCACCGACGCATCGACGATGAAGGGCGAAAACACCAGCAGGGGAACACCCAGCGACCAACTCCCGTTTTTCCACCCGATCAGCCCAAGACCAGCCGCGAGAAAGCCCAGCGTGGTCGATCCGGCATCGCCCAGAAAAATGCGAGCGGGGTGAAAATTAAACCACAAAAAGGCCCCCGCCGCCGCCGCAATGGACAGACTCACGAGCATGAGTGAATGATCGCCGGCTACCCACGCCGCCATCGCCAAAAACCCAAACCCGAAGAGCGTCATTCCGCCGGCTAATCCATCCATCCCATCCATGAAGTTATAGAGATTCACCATCCACGCCACACCGATGATCGCGAAAGCCGCTCCTGCCCATCCCAGATCGTCGACCAAGAACCATCCAACCAGCCCCCCCGCCGCGAGCAGATGCACGATCAGCCGACCGATCACCGGCAGCCCGACCAGATCATCAACAAAGGAGACCACGACCAGAACGACGGCGCCGACCCACAGCGGCCACCACTCACTCGGTGACACCGACAACGCGCTCACGGCAATACCGGCTGCGACGCCGATTCCCCCGGTTCTCGGCACAGGCTGCCGATGAAGAGAGCGTTCGTTTGGATGGTCGAGAATTCGGTCGGAGAAACGGCGAAGCAGCCAAACAACAACCATCCACGTGCTAACGAACGAAACAGCCGGGGCTAGATAGACGTAGGAGGGTAAAGAGTCCATGCTCATAACCGCTGCCTTCCACTTCTCCGGTTCCTCCGGGCCATCGCATTATGGACGATCCGCATCTGACCTTCCATAAACAGGCCTCGACTGATATCTGCCTGTCAGATAAGCATATGTCATACAAGATGGGTATGACATGAAACGGACCACGATCTTTGCCAATGAATCGTTGATGGAGTCGCTACGGGAGATAGCCATCAAGGAACGCACGACTGTGTCGGCAACCATTCGTGCGGCGATTGAGGAATACGTCGGCCGGCGC
This sequence is a window from Candidatus Nitrospira inopinata. Protein-coding genes within it:
- a CDS encoding glycosyltransferase family 2 protein — encoded protein: MKTAVIVTTYNRPDALACVLEGYSHQSDRDFVLVVADDGSTDETAAVIRSFQRRGIMPLTHVWHEDRGFRAAAIRNRAVAATDAEYIVFTDGDCVPSRHFVQAHKTLAEAGYFLGSNRILLSEALTGRVLREHLPIHQWGWRDWMRAWGRKEVNRLLPLLTVPDWPFRKGMPNRWEGIKTCNLSVWRHDLTRVNGLDESYEGWGLEDSDLVIRLLRAGVKHKSARFAAPVFHLWHPEQDRSAMPENRARLKALIRSDRMWAEKGLDRYHIG
- a CDS encoding polysaccharide biosynthesis protein, producing the protein MRSVNESNVGALDHATARMKQLAAKLFHAIAQRYGQLLLDYRSLVVIGTQLALIAAANLTAFALRFDADIPPLYRSVMWKHLPAVLLIFGSGLWVFGIQRGLWRYVGLHDLGRILWASLASATLFYGVVHLILGNTEYPRSVIILTGLLSGLYLAGIRLGVRWFREWLQIIGPTARRVLIVGAGNAGEQLVRDMLSDPDYNSRPVAFVDDDPVKRKMKIHGIPVLGTTADIKTVADRVEAHEIIVAIPSASTHVKQKILAGSEGCTAPIKILPSVKRLLGDPVSLQQVRPMSLEDLLQREPIQTDCQELHPLIEGKTVLVTGAGGSIGSELCRQIARYKPESLVLFERYENALHALLLELRAAFPRVGVLPIVADVTMPDRVAEVFRQAKPDLVFHAAAHKHVPLMELNPKEAVRNNVIGTRVVAEESMKSGVDRFVLISTDKAVNPSSVMGATKRIAEHLVRGFSHKGLTKFTVVRFGNVLGSNGSVVPLFAEQIRKGGPVTVTDPEIRRFFMTIPEAVQLVLQASVMGQGGEVFVLDMGEQIRVADLARNMIVLSGLVPGKDIEIVYTGLRPGEKLYEELFEASEQVEKTPHAKINQAVGVPVPVDELDRWLERLESSLPGSDDDELLQDLKRLIPSFKPSLSERVS
- a CDS encoding MraY family glycosyltransferase, coding for MPRTGGIGVAAGIAVSALSVSPSEWWPLWVGAVVLVVVSFVDDLVGLPVIGRLIVHLLAAGGLVGWFLVDDLGWAGAAFAIIGVAWMVNLYNFMDGMDGLAGGMTLFGFGFLAMAAWVAGDHSLMLVSLSIAAAAGAFLWFNFHPARIFLGDAGSTTLGFLAAGLGLIGWKNGSWSLGVPLLVFSPFIVDASVTLARRLLRGEKVWQAHRSHYYQRLALAGWGHRKTASVEYGLMILCGLSALACQSASGPLCFVIIGAVAVLYLAAAWLVTMVEHKAARRGAVVGWS
- a CDS encoding glycosyltransferase family 2 protein, which translates into the protein MKVSAYIIAYNSADRIADAVNSVLWADEVVVADSHSTDGTDRIAQALGAKIVQIPFEGFGHLRNRAVEACQHEWIFSLDTDEICTPEVRDEILALLSRTPAHDAYLVPRRNYFMGRWIKHSGWYPNFRQPQLFRKGAMQYMELPVHEGYELLTDKPVGRLRHAIWQIPFRDFEEVVKKANRYSTLGAQKLDGKRVSMGAALWHAMWSFLKHYIAKRGLLDGWPGFVIAFGNFEGTFYRYAKRFEQQEQWAIPKQPPLRRPDHLSSG
- a CDS encoding O-antigen ligase family protein, which produces MIEVARGSAILALVGLLYSPTVASIGLVATYIAFLASGEALARLKGVVSYPPVYWGLAFLGLVIVGMTYGPASWQERWTDVLKWRTVLWFIILFALFDSELWKRRLLYAFLIGAGVGVTASFASLLSGISLWKSPGALLRNNVTQAMSFTIATLLCLWLVWGKRWQGPVRWLLLPAVLFAGNVIFLSGARSGYLALFAGLIIFGLWHVTRKQRIAVALILPILVAVMFAVSPHMQQRVAQAIQEWNNAEKSADLTSMGVRKVFYLHTMEIAARHLIVGIGTGGFKAAYAEQIAGKYDPNDWRSEVAGDPHNQYLAIVVQHGLPGLLVFVIWLGALVATPAGPSRGLAVAILCGWCLTSLFSSHFRTFAEGHLVTTFLGVLLAPAHRHDNDCRAAHNSPDVQEQTS
- a CDS encoding ribbon-helix-helix domain-containing protein, whose product is MKRTTIFANESLMESLREIAIKERTTVSATIRAAIEEYVGRRQPARTLPSAPTQRYVSCDPSGAVRSE
- a CDS encoding glycosyltransferase family 9 protein, whose translation is MIGPVAHVLVICTRRIGDVLLATPVVRSLKTAYPTAAIDMLVFEGTEDVISANPDIDRVWTVAERPTTAAHARLLRSLWRRYDLALSVLAGDRPTFYAWVAGRRRVGLLRPGKKAWWKRRLLNQWVPFDRLDTHTVAMNLRLLEPVGIKPLANPVVEWKGDDEEAVQRLFPSVLGHRPFAVLHVSPKFSYKMWTAEGWAGLGRWLTDQGLPVIVTGGDTQEELAYCEDVTRRLPGGSVNLAGQLGLPALGYLLSRAAVYVGTDTAVSHMAAAVGAPTVVLFGPSNPVKWGPWPKDFPFCENSPWKTKGTQRQGNVLLLQGEGDCVPCYAEGCDRHIDSRSDCLQNLSVDRVIHAVETMLTLGRPDEPCDRSMSRMSVLSTMQRRA
- a CDS encoding class I SAM-dependent methyltransferase, translated to MLLVTSCPAGCGAGFRESDIAMPEGPLLVCTACGHLVSQIEETDYLAALAKFDTHAGTLPSQLSQKRHDQRARRLFARVRELLGLNPGSSFHLLDVGCSSEALLLSAVKEGIEAEGVEPAMRAAETARAAGLTVFAGMLHEARYPAERFQAVTMMEVIEHLRQPIDVVKEIWNILAPGGILVIGTGNADSWTVSIMRERWDYFHMERYGGHISFFTPRSLERLAGRCGFRIERLETKRVRFAESFQASHVVYRTLKIVAEVLNVPAMWCHKGHDMPAFLRKV
- a CDS encoding glycosyltransferase family 25 protein; protein product: MKADARREDGDNFGLGGTFVINVRSFVERRRHIERQLDPLGLRYEFIHDYDVPDLQDEAALRYLQGSGLSPAQQSCAMKHVQAHRLLIERNWRRALILEDDVILLPGFVQGVRDALAESSGFEEPFVLFIGSGGNLYTPRSRLVPGRRLYRSSRGRLAEAYIVGRRAAELRVSWIEQHGIVLPADNLFERIDREQSIASYWLEEPVAVQGSKNGTFRSALEPAPPKFVQRIKFALQRLRRKYFYRAQA